Proteins from one Anastrepha obliqua isolate idAnaObli1 chromosome 2, idAnaObli1_1.0, whole genome shotgun sequence genomic window:
- the LOC129238643 gene encoding HUWE1-associated protein modifying stress responses, whose protein sequence is MQQDCSEESWLEEQCHREINAQNDEHERDYVRHRDTALSNVWGAFQDSATAVAHLYRERSSNTYPDTGALWLPFQTAAGTVTTLYKEACDGVKRTSETAVQCGYQRRTRELADWARSKKRRMIRREDLLSYLAGKPLTNTNRRSPKPEHSHTHSNSSAVFSTNASHHSSPHMYSSSHHHQHHHQAIGGTTNEPTNDLHTFKEALVLRPRGPELFAFVANEIARHCKRPASPIDDKMDICHYSSKRQRFM, encoded by the exons ATGCAACAAGATTGCAGTGAAGAAAGTTGGCTGGAAGAGCAATGCCATCGGGAGATCAACGCCCAAAACGACGAGCACGAACGCGACTATGTACGGCATCGGGATACCGCTTTGAGTAATGTTTGGGGTGCATTTCaggattcggctacggcagtaGCACATCTTTATAGAG AGCGTTCGTCGAATACCTATCCCGATACAGGCGCATTGTGGCTTCCATTTCAAACAGCTGCGGGTACTGTAACAACACTTTACAAag AAGCATGCGATGGTGTGAAACGTACCAGTGAGACAGCTGTACAGTGCGGCTATCAGCGGCGAACACGAGAATTGGCAGACTGGGCAAGGAGTAAAAAACGTCGGATGATACGTCGCGAGGACCTTTTATCTTACTTAGCTGGCAAACCGCTAACAAACACTAATCGTCG TTCACCAAAGCCAGAACATTCGCACACCCACTCAAACAGCAGTGCTGTGTTTAGCACAAACGCTTCACATCATTCATCGCCTCATATGTACTCCTCCTCACACCACCATCAGCATCATCATCAAGCAATCGGCGGTACTACTAATGAGCCAACAAATGATTTACACACATTTAAAGAAGCACTTGTCTTGCGGCCACG TGGGCCGGAACTGTTTGCATTTGTAGCCAACGAAATTGCCCGTCACTGTAAACGTCCAGCCAGCCCCATCGATGATAAAATGGATATCTGCCACTATAGCAGTAAACGCCAACGTTTCATGTAG
- the LOC129238650 gene encoding uncharacterized protein LOC129238650, whose protein sequence is MSQVEADENIPSTSSGRISQEAAISKSNVLTAAEIKQRWNFAKVIRRLGTTEQCVQFAEDNGLILRSKLCKIHKTQMSLQMRGNSSLGIFRCRKSSCRNKSGVSRASGTWFENAKISLPHIFHIMYGYAHHWSNAMTREENFVEGSCLSNETITDWYSYCREAVVTYQVDKQESKGKIGGPGKIVQIDESKFGKRKYNKGRRVEGHWVLGMIESGSEDLRLEVCPDNVRSAEVLIPLIKKHVAEGTTIHTDDWEAYDCLRDHGYEHLKVNHSDPDNPFVTSDIIHTQRIVSQWSVVKRFFQKDNYNNPSNFADIIVEYLWRKSIIKNHDDPFEKLIDAIKYSYKP, encoded by the exons atgagTCAAGTGGAAGcag ATGAAAATATACCTTCCACAAGCAGTGGAAGGATTTCGCAAGAAGCAGCAATTTCCAAAAGCAATGTTCTCACTGCTGCTGAAATAAAGCAGCGATGGAATTTTGCTAAGGTGATAAGGAGATTGGGGACAACAGAGCAGTGCGTCCAATTTGCCGAGGATAACGGCCTCATTCTGCGGTCGAAATTGTGTAAAATACATAAGACACAGATGTCACTGCAAATGAGGGGCAACAGCTCACTGGGCATTTTTCGGTGCAGAAAATCGTCATGCCGAAATAAATCTGGGGTGTCTAGAGCGAGCGGGACTTGGTTTGAAAATGCCAAGATTTCGCTCCCCCATATTTTTCACATCATGTATGGGTATGCACATCACTGGTCGAATGCCATGACGAGAGAAGAAAATTTCGTCGAGGGCTCCTGCTTGTCTAACGAAACAATAACTGACTGGTACAGTTATTGCCGTGAGGCTGTTGTAACATATCAGGTTGACAAGCAGGAGTCCAAAGGAAAAATAGGAGGACCGGGTAAAATCGTGCAAATAGACGAAAGCAAATTcggcaaaagaaaatataataaag GGAGAAGAGTGGAAGGCCATTGGGTTCTCGGTATGATAGAGAGCGGCAGCGAAGATTTAAGGCTGGAGGTATGTCCGGACAACGTGCGTTCGGCGGAGGTGCTCATACCTTTGATTAAAAAGCATGTTGCGGAAGGCACAACAATTCACACGGATGACTGGGAAGCATACGACTGCCTTCGCGATCATGGGTATGAGCACCTAAAAGTAAACCACAGCGACCCGGACAATCCGTTTGTGACGAGCGATATTATTCATACGCAGAGGATAGTATCTCAATGGAGTGTGGTAAAACGGTTCTTTCAAAAGGATAACTATAACAATCCAAGCAACTTCGCGGATATTATTGTAGAGTATCTTTGGCGCAAgtcaataattaaaaatcacGATGATCCTTTTGAAAAGCTGATTGATGCCATCAAATACAGTTACAAACCATAA
- the LOC129238878 gene encoding puff-specific protein Bx42, producing MSLSSILPSPSNPVWDREDERRVAQKSKIVGAPMGALVSAKIAAPPYCQRKDWIPRTEADFGDGGAFPEIHVAQYPLGMGSPSNLNKKSNALAVRLDEKGKIKYDAIARQGHGKDKIVYSSITQLLPAEVLAEDAEELQRPDAETVEDTTEETRRALEKLTNAKIAAAMPVRHAEKTAPAQYIRYTPSQQGDAFNSGAKQRVIRMVEAQQDPMEPPKFRINKKIPRGPPSPPAPVLHSPSRKVTVKEQKEWKIPPCISNWKNAKGYTIPLDKRLAADGRGLQQVHISEKFAKMAEALYIADRKAREAVEARATLEKKLAQKEKEKKEDMLRMMAQRAREERAGLRQPEDPAAINPETRERNELRAERHRERQRDRNLARAAPEKRSKLQRERERDISEQIALGMPAKTSGNGETLFDQRLFNTTKGMDSGYGDDEAYNVYDKPWRDSNSLASHLYRPSKQIDNDAYGADLDRIVNTQRFVPDKEFSGTSRGAGGAAQRSGPVQFEKEEDPFGLDQFLNMAKKAPKRSDDKGDRSNSEKKRRKD from the exons ATGTCATTATCTAGTATTTTACCTTCGCCGTCGAACCCAGTTTGGGACAGGGAAGATGAGCGCCGCGTAGCACAGAAATCGAAGATAGTCGGAGCGCCTATGGGTGCGTTGGTATCAGCAAAGATTGCTGCACCACCGTATTGCCAGCGTAAGGATTGGATACCGCGTACAGAAGCGGATTTCGGGGATGGTGGTGCTTTCCCTGAAATTCATGTGGCACAATATCCACTGG GTATGGGAAGTCCCTCTAATTTAAACAAGAAGTCAAATGCTTTGGCTGTGCGTTTggatgaaaaaggaaaaataaaatatgatgcTATTGCCCGCCAAGGCCACGGGAAGGATAAAATAGTTTATTCTTCAATTACGCAGTTGCTTCCCGCTGAAGTGCTTGCTGAAGACGCTGAAGAATTACAGCGTCCTGATGCCGAGACAGTTGAAGACACCACCGAAGAAACGAGACGCGCTTTGGAGAAATTGACAAATGCAAAGATAGCTGCAGCTATGCCTGTCCGTCATGCCGAGAAAACTGCTCCAGCGCAGTATATACGCTATACACCTTCTCAACAAGGTGATGCTTTCAATTCCGGAGCGAAGCAACGCGTTATACGCATGGTGGAGGCACAACAAGATCCAATGGAACCGCCAAAATTTCGGATTAACAAGAAAATACCACGTGGACCACCATCGCCCCCAGCACCTGTGCTGCATTCGCCATCGCGCAAGGTTACAGTTAAAGAGCAAAAAGAATGGAAAATACCACCTTGCATCTCAAATTGGAAAAACGCGAAAGGTTATACAATTCCTTTGGATAAACGATTGGCAGCCGATGGACGTGGATTGCAGCAAGTTCACATTagtgaaaaatttgcaaaaatggcAGAGGCTTTATATATAGCTGATCGTAAGGCGCGTGAGGCGGTAGAGGCGCGTGCTACACTCGAGAAGAAATTGGCAcagaaagaaaaggaaaagaaagagGATATGTTAAGAATGATGGCACAGCGTGCACGAGAGGAACGTGCTGGACTGCGTCAACCCGAAGACCCAGCTGCAATTAATCCAGAAACACGTGAGCGTAACGAGCTAAGAGCTGAACGTCACCGTGAACGCCAACGAGATAGAAATTTGGCTCGAGCTGCACCAGAGAAACGGTCGAAATTGCAGCGTGAACGTGAACGAGACATTTCCGAACAAATAGCACTTGGTATGCCTGCAAAAACATCTGGTAATGGTGAAACATTATTTGATCAACGTCTCTTCAACACCACAAAGGGTATGGATTCAGGTTATGGCGACGACGAAGCATATAATGTGTATGACAAGCCGTGGCGTGATTCCAATTCATTGGCTTCTCATTTATATCGGCCGAGCAAGCAGATAGATAATGATGCATACGGCGCGGACTTGGACCGCATTGTGAATACACAAAGATTTGTACCAGATAAAGAGTTTTCAGGTACTTCTCGAGGTGCAGGTGGTGCCGCCCAGCGTTCTGGCCCAGTACAATTCGAGAAGGAGGAGGATCCATTCGGCTTAGATCAGTTCTTGAACATGGCTAAGAAAGCACCAAAGCGTTCAGATGATAAGGGCGATCGCTCCAATTCCGAGAAGAAGCGCAGAAAAGACTAA
- the LOC129237195 gene encoding integrator complex subunit 4 has protein sequence MASAVKRPHSVTETIEVAQKSSKKIRIQTTAKNGTGSRILQVLVSLEGVPSGHGQQSSKELLEVLVKIADELVLEDAQVGEIQDVIRRLMEIFRQERDGDTTVRVKILGLLADFSDVRVPEVVNALIDGIIAVLKQERSQKVIAQGLYSLHKIGINNLKLLPSTHVIKIAHFAQQQLTSDSHHTQKYALLVLSAFVTLNDARKGVMDLIGHYADSQDSGVRSQALRSILCLGERGATLSPNLYQRAVEAMKDDYECVRKEALQLVFQLGVSHPDHMIASGGDEDEEIRLIDAAFGKVCGALCDLSIQIRTQAAEHLGLMTQVSSEFLHQTLDKKLMSNLRRKKTAHERGAQLVASGEWSTGKRWADDAPQERLDSKSISLVASGACGALVHGLEDEFLEVRTAAVDSMCKLALSNPDFAVTCLDFLVDMFNDEIEDVRLKAIYSLTAIARHIVLREDQLEIMLSSLEDYSVDVREGLHLMLGACRVSTQACLLMVVQKLLDVLSKYPQDKNSTFGCMRKIGQKHPNLCMAVTSHLLQDHPFFDSAERDVEDPAYLCILILLFNAAEHLVPLISLFPDVTLKHYAYLRDAMPQIVPQLPIEGASTTKPINPLKGAESSREYLNTILQHIHDIFSIVRDRVPLLKTAQCNLQRLGEIDPEMYGTANFLETFLAAQIQLDQLQSCTTTQRSRAPLKESLVQLIRNCLKLQHIFSGLTYGDMLLVKQICLRACALHLVLIVRDRSQSALGPCQMLLQTAADISNFLDEKEEFQPDPFTTSLLTQLGNISDPKPGRVFREILPLVQSASPVRMPPANVNIRMCVARIVEPCAQMAQDNVIKVTAGLIAALPFVAEFDNLQETQKQEMRIKIKYPDQHVHTVVPKLADFKKIMTEQGEHETSMRLRTTILLSHSVWTEASSVDITLCLAVRPGTELELCKPAKILFAPKPVRRGV, from the exons atgGCCTCAGCAGTGAAAAGGCCACATTCCGTCACGGAAACCATCGAGGTGGCACAGAAGTCTTCGAAAAAAATTCGTATTCAAACAACAGCCAAAAATGGCACGGGCAGTCGAATATTGCAAGTATTGGTATCTTTGGAGGGAGTTCCGTCCGGACACGGTCAACAGAGTAGTAAGGAATTGTTGGAAGTTCTAGTAAAGATTGCCGATGAGTTAGTTTTGGAAGATGCACAAGTTGGTGAAATACAAGATGTTATACGCCGCCTAATGGAAATATTCCGTCAAGAACGTGATGGAGACACCACTGTGCGGGTCAAGATTCTTGGCTTGCTTGCCGATTTCTCTGATGTGCGAGTACCCGAAGTGGTAAACGCGTTAATCGATGGAATTATTGCCGTCTTGAAGCAAGAGCGATCACAGAAAGTAATCGCACAAGGGTTGTACAGTCTACACAAGATTggtataaacaatttaaaactaTTACCATCAACGCATGTCATCAAAATTGCGCACTTTGCCCAACAACAACTCACTTCCGACTCTCATCATACTCAAAAATATGCCTTGTTGGTGTTATCAGCGTTTGTTACATTAAATGATGCCCGGAAAGGAGTAATGGATCTAATAGGGCACTATGCAGATTCACAAGATTCGGGAGTACGCTCGCAAGCACTGCGTTCGATTTTGTGCTTAGGGGAACGCGGTGCTACTTTATCACCAAATCTCTATCAACGAGCTGTGGAAGCAATGAAAGACGACTACGAATGTGTACGGAAGGAAGCTTTACAATTAGTTTTTCAACTTGGTGTAAGCCATCCGGATCACATGATAGCTAGTGGCGGAGATGAAGACGAGGAAATACGTTTAATTGATGCGGCGTTTGGTAAAGTCTGTGGAGCACTCTGCGATCTTTCCATACAAATACGTACACAA GCTGCAGAACACTTAGGTCTCATGACTCAAGTCAGCTCTGAATTCCTGCATCAGACGCTCGACAAAAAGTTAATGAGTAATTTACGTCGTAAGAAAACGGCCCATGAGCGTGGTGCGCAGTTGGTGGCGAGCGGTGAGTGGTCGACTGGTAAACGTTGGGCTGATGATGCACCACAGGAACGACTGGATTCCAAATCGATCTCGCTGGTGGCTAGTGGCGCGTGTGGTGCTTTAGTGCATGGTTTAGAGGACGAATTTTTAGAAGTCCGTACAGCTGCTGTAGATTCCATGTGCAAATTAGCGTTAAGCAATCCAGATTTTGCGGTGACCTGCCTGGACTTTCTAGTAGATATGTTCAACGATGAAATCGAAGATGTGCGCTTGAAGGCAATTTATAGCCTCACTGCAATAGCTCGTCACATTGTATTACGCGAGGATCAACTGGAAATTATGTTAAGTTCTTTAGAAGACTACTCGGTTGATGTACGTGAGGGGTTGCACTTAATGCTGGGTGCTTGTCGCGTCTCCACACAG gCATGCCTCTTAATGGTTGTTCAAAAATTACTTGATGTGCTCTCCAAGTATCCGCAAGATAAAAACTCTACTTTCGGCTGTATGCGTAAAATTGGACAAAAGCATCCTAACCTCTGTATGGCCGTCACTTCCCACCTTTTGCAAGATCATCCATTTTTTGATAGCGCGGAACGCGATGTGGAAGATCCTGCATACCTTTGCATATTAATTTTACTCTTCAACGCCGCCGAGCATCTGGTGCCGTTAATCAGTCTGTTTCCAGATGTAACACTGAAACATTATGCCTACCTGCGAGATGCAATGCCTCAAATTGTGCCTCAACTACCCATAGAAGGTGCTTCTACTACAAAGCCCATCAACCCCTTAAAAGGCGCAGAGAGCTCTCGGGAGTACTTGAATACAATACTCCAACATATACATGACATTTTTAGTATAGTGCGCGATAGAGTTCCCTTATTGAAAACGGCCCAGTGCAATCTGCAGCGGCTGGGTGAAATCGACCCGGAAATGTATGGTACCGCAAACTTCTTAGAAACATTCTTGGCCGCGCAAATACAATTGGATCAGCTGCAAAGCTGCACAACTACGCAGCGCAGTCGCGCACCACTAAAGGAGTCCTTGGTGCAACTCATTCGCAATTGCTTAAAATTGCAGCACATCTTCTCAGGGCTCACCTACGGCGATATGTTGCTTGTCAAACAAATTTGCTTGCGTGCATGTGCACTACATCTGGTACTTATCGTGAGGGATCGCTCACAAAGCGCGCTTGGGCCTTGCCAGATGCTACTCCAGACGGCTGCAGATATTAGTAATTTCCTTGACGAAAAGGAAGAATTTCAACCAGATCCCTTTACGACTTCGTTGCTTACGCAGTTGGGTAACATTTCTGATCCAAAACCGGGACGTGTATTTCGTGAAATTTTGCCTTTGGTACAAAGCGCTTCGCCGGTGCGTATGCCTCCGGCGAACGTcaacatacgtatgtgtgttgCACGCATTGTCGAGCCGTGTGCTCAAATGGCGCAGGACAACGTTATTAAAGTAACCGCTGGTTTGATTGCAGCGCTGCCCTTTGTTGCCGAATTCGATAACTTGCAGGAAACACAGAAGCAGGAAATgcgtattaaaattaaatatcccGATCAACACGTGCATACAGTCGTACCAAAGCTGGCCGACTTTAAGAAAATTATGACCGAGCAGGGCGAACATGAGACCAGCATGCGATTGCGCACCACTATTCTGCTCTCACACAGCGTTTGGACGGAGGCATCGTCGGTGGATATTACGCTGTGTCTAGCTGTGCGGCCGGGCACTGAGTTGGAGTTGTGCAAACCGGCGAAAATATTATTCGCACCGAAACCAGTACGACGTGGAGTGTAA